TGTCGAAGTCCACGTCCTGGCAGGCGTAGATCAGGTCGAAGCCGGCGATCCAGACCGTCAGCGCGAACCAGAGCACGAACGTGGGCGGAGCGAACACCCCGCTCACGGCGATCCAGCCTCCCGCGGCCGCGATGCCGTCGGTGAACCCGAGGATCCAGTGGCTCGTCCAGGTAAAGCGCTTGGTGTAGGAGTAGCCGATCAGGAAGAGGGCGGCCCAGGGCGCCAGCTTGAGACAGAGCGGGTTGAGCATCCACCCGGAGAGGGCGAGGAGCGCGCCGGAGGCGACGGCCGCCAGCAGCATGTGCCAGGGCGCCAGGAGCCCCGTGGGCAGGTGGCGCCGCGCGGTGCGCGGATTGGCCGCGTCGACCAGCCGGTCGGCCAGACGGTTGACGCTCATCGCGAGCGTCCGCGCACCCGTCATGGCCAGCGTCACCCACACCACCACGCGCCAAGCCGGCCAGCCGTCCGCCGCCAGGACCATCGCCACGTAGGCGAAGGGCAGGGCGAAGACGGTGTGTTCGAACTTGATCGCGTCCAGGAAGTTGCGAAACGTGCTGGGCACTACAGGCCGTATTCTTGCCAGCGCTTCGTCACGAGCGAGCGCATCTCCTCGCTCATGACGATCTCCTCGGGCCACGGTTGGCCGATGCCGTCGTCCGCGGTCTTTTCCGTCGCGTCGATGCCCATCTTGCCGCCGAAGCGGTGGCGGAGCGCCGCGTGGTCGAGGTCGTCCATCGGCCCGTCCACGATGACGATGTCGCGCTTGGCGTCCACGTTGCCCGTGGCGCGCCAGGCGACTTCGGAGAGGTTCTGGACGTCGACGTGGTCGGAGACGACGAGAATGTTCTTGGCCAGCATCATGAGCCCGAGCCCCCAGAGGGCGTACATGACCTTGCGCGCCTGGCCGGGATACCGCTTCTTGATCGAGACGATGACGAGGTTGTGGAAGACACCCTCCGCGGGCATGTTCATGTCCACGACCTCGGGCAGCATGAGCCGGATGATGGGCAGGAAGATGCGCTCGGTCGCTTTGCCGAGCCAGTAGTCCTCCTGCGGCGGCCGGCCCACGATGGTCGTGGGATAGATCGGCTGCTTGCGGCGCGTGACGGCCTTCAAGTGGAAGACCGGGTAGTCCCGCGCCAGCGAGTAGTAGCCCGTGTGATCGCCGAAGGGCCCTTCGATCCTCCGTTCGGCTGGATCCACTGTGCCCTCGAGGATGATCTCAGCCTCGGCGGGCACCTCGAGGTCCACCGTCTTGGCCTGCACCATGGGGATGCCGGATCCGCGCAGCCACCCCGCGAAGACCATCTCGTCTATGCCCGGAGGCAGCGGGGCCGAGGCGGAGTAGATCGAGGCGGGGTCGCCGCCCAGCGCGATGGCGACGTCCATCGGCTTGCTCCGCTCCTCCGCGAGCCGCTGGTGCTCGGCCGAGCCCTTGTGGATCTGCCAGTGCATGCCGAGCGTGCGATCGTCGAACACCTGGAGCCGGTACATGCCCACGTTGCGCGCCCCGCTCACAGGGTCCTTCGTAAAGACCATCGGAAGCGTGATGAAGCGCCCCGCGTCCCCCGGCCAGCAGCGCAGCACGGGCAGGGTCGCCAGGCTCGGACGCTCCGTCTCGACGACCTCCTGGCACGCCGCGGAGCGCACGCGCTTGGGGCCGGCTTTCGCGACGTCGAAGAGGTCGCCGAGCTTCTTGAGCTTGTCGACGAGCGTGCCCGGCATCTTCATGTCGAAGAGCTTCGCGACCCGCGCCGACAGCTCGTTCAGGTGCTCGACGCCGAGCGCCGCCGCCATGCGATCCGGCGAGCCGAAAGCGTTGATGAGCACCGGCGTGTCGAACCCCTCGACGCTCTCGAACAGCAGGGCCTGGTTGCGCTCCGCCGGGCCCTTCGAGACGCGGTCCGCGATCTCGGCGATCTCGAGGTCGCGGGAGACGCGGGCGCGCACGCGCTTGAGGTGCCCGGTCTTGTCGAGGTGGGCGACGAACTCGCGGAGATCGTCGAAGGCCACGCGGCTACTCGTGGTAGTAGAGCTTCACCAGCCAGCCCGCGATCACCGGGAAGGCCAGGCTCGGGATGGTGCGCACGAGGACGAAGCGCCACCCCATGAGCGGCGCCTCCCAGGCGATGATCCGCTGGACGCCGAAGAGCGACCAGGACGTCATGTAGGCCACGAGCGGGCCGAGCGCCATGCCGGAGTTCGCGAGCACCACGAGGAGCGGCACGCTGACCATGGGGCCGCCGGGCGTCAGCACGCCGGCTGCCGACGCCATGAGGATCGCGCCGATGCCGGACTGCCGGCCGAAGTAGCGCGCCACGGTCTCCTCGGGAATGATCACCTGAAGCATCCCGGCCAGGATCAGGGCCGGGATGAGCCGCGGCAGGATGAACCAGACCATGCTGAGCCCGCTCTTCGCCCCGAGCAGGGGCAGGCCGGGGTCCTTCCAGTAGGCGACGCCGGTGGCCACCACGGCCAGCGCGATCAGGACGAAGGCGGACAGATCGAGCGAAAGACCGCGCGGCATGCAGGCATTATACGACAGGCTCTGCGCTATACTAGCCGAGGGCCCGAGAGCGGGCTCGCTCATGCGCCTGACGATCCGGACGAAGCTCGCGGTCCTGGTGTTGGCCGTGTTGCTGCCGCTCTTGGCGGCCGCGGCCTTCAAGTTTTGGAGCGATCTGTCGGAGGGCCGCCGCCTGGCCCACCAGAACCAGCTCGACGTGGCACGCCTCGTCGCCGCCCAGCTCGACGAGGTGTTGAGCGGTGAGACCGAGAGCCTCCTCGCGCTCGCCAGTTTTCGGACGCTCGACCGTATCCAGGACTCCGACCTCGAGGCCCTCGCCGTCCGCGTCCGGGTGCAGCACCCCTTCATGCATCGCTTCGTCGCCGCCGGCGTCGACGGGCGCGTGCTGGCCGCGAGCGGCCCGCGCGTGCCCGAGGCGACATTCATCGCCCGAGATGTCCTCGACGCGGTCTTGCGGCGGGGCGAGCCGGAGGTGACGGCACCGCAGAGGAGTTCCACGGACCAGCGGCAGGTGGTGCTCCTGATGGTCCCCGTTCAGGACCGCCGGGGCAGGATCGTCGGGGTCGTCGGCGCCGGGATCGACCTCGAGACCCTCTCTCGCTATCTCACCGCGCTGCCGCTCAGCCGTGGGCAGTCGGTCGCCATCGTGGCCCCCGGCGGCGCCGTCCTGGCCCGCTCGGCCAGCCCGGACAAGTTCTTCGATCGCCACCTGGGCGGTGTTCCCGAGGCGGGGCCGCTGCTCCGCCGGACCAGCGGCACGGCCGAGTGGACTTCGCCGAGCGGCGCGCCTCACCTGGCCGGCGCGGCCGGAATGGACAGGGCAGCGTGGCTCGTCATGGCCGCGGTCCCGAGCCGCGTCGCCTACTCGCCCGCGGCCGGTCGGTTCAAGCGTGACCTGCTCGGCCTCGGCGCGGCCACGATGGTGGCGCTCCTGGTCGCCTGGCTCATCGGCAACCGGATGCACGGCTCCGTGCGCGCGCTCATCCGCGGCACCCGCGACCTCGAGTCGGCGCAAGGGCCGCCCATCACGGTGTCCACGGGGGACGAGCTGGCGGAGCTCGCCGAGCATTTCAACCGCGCCCTGCAAGCGCGGCGGCAGGCCCAGATGGAGCTCGACGCGCGCCAGCGGCGCCTTCGCGCGCTGGCCGACGTCAACGCGGCGCTCTCGCAGCAGCTCGACCTCGAGCCGCTCCTGAAGCAGATTACGCTCGCCCTCGCCCAGCTGACCGGCGCGCGCAACGTGGTCTTCTGGGAGGTGGACGCCGCGCGCGGGTGTCTGGTGCGCCGCGCCTGGTCATCCGACCCGTCCATCTCCGCCGACGATCTGCCGTCGGCGCTGCCGTTCGACAAGGGGGGCACGGGCTGGGTTGCCAGCCACCGGCAGGCTCTGTTCATCGAGGACGTCACGCGCGACCCGCGCATCCAGTCCCAGCAGTGGGCGGCCGCGCACGGGCTCTTTTCCTTCGTCGGCGTCCCGGTCGTGTCGGGCGACGATCTCCTCGGCGTGCTGACCCTCAACCTGCCCCGCGAGGACCTGCCGGCCGAGGACGACCGCGAGATCCTGACGTCCTTCGCCTCGCAGGCCGCCGTGGCCGTGCGCAACGCGCGGCTCTTCGCCGAGGCGACGCGCCGCCGCCGGGAGGCCGAGGAGCTGGCGGACGGCGCCCGCATGCTCACCGAGAGCCTCGACATCTCCGAGGTCGCCGACCGGGTCGTGAAGAGCGTCCTGCCCATCTTCGGGGTGGACTCGGCAGGCCTGCGCCTCCTGCGCCCCGACGGGACGCTCGAGGCCATCGCCTGGACGGGCCCGGCGGCGGCCCACTTCAAGCCCGGCCACGTGATCGAGCCCGGCATCGGCCTCGCGGTCCGCGTGATCGCCGAGGGGCGGGCCGTCTCCACAAGCGATATCTTCGCGGACCCGGCGCTGGCGCTGACCGACGACCTCAGGTTGCGGCTCGAGCAGTCCGGCACGCGCGCGCTCCTGGCAGTGCCGCTCCGCGCCAAGGGGGAGTTGATCGGGGTCCTGCTCATCGCCTCCGGCGTCGTCCGCGAATTCTCCGACGCCGACGCGGCGCTCCTGCAGGCCTTCGCGGACCAGGCAGCGCTGGCGATGGAGAACGCGCGGCTCTACGGCGAGGCGACGCGGCGTCAGCACGAAGCCGAGGAGATCGCGCGCGTCGCCCAGACGCTCACGGGCAGCCTGGACGTCAGCGACATCGCCCAGCGGATCGTCGGCAGCGTCCTGCCGGTCCTCCGCGGCCGCTCCTCGGGCTTCCGTCTCGTCCAGCCCGACGGCTCGCTGATGGTGATCGCACAGGGACAGGCCGGCGGGGTCCACGCTCCCTACGGCCACGTCGTGCCGGCCGGCTACGGCGTCACGGGCCGGGCTGTGGCCGATGGGCTCCCGGTCGTGACGGCCGACGTGCTGCACGACTCGCGCATCCTCCTGACCGAGGAGATGCGCAGCCGGGCGGAAACCTCCGGCCTCGGCGCGTTCCTGACCGTGCCGCTCCGCGTCGAGGGCCGGGTCATCGGGGCGCTCTCCATCGCGGATCGGACGGGCCGGCGCTTCACGGACGTCGAGACGGCGCTGCTCCAGACCTTCGCGGACCAGGCCGCGCTGGCGCTCGACCACGCGCGCCTGTACGAGCAGACGCGTCAGCGGCTGCGCCATGTCGAAAGCATCCGCGAAGTCGTCGAACAGATCCTCGTGCCGTTCACCCTCGAGGAGCGGCTGAACCTGATCGCCCGCAACGCGGCGGAGATGTTCGACGCCGACCTGGCCCTGGTCGGCTTGCGGGCCGAAGGCGAGGATCGCCTGGTCATTCGCGCGGGCCACCGGCTCGTCGCGGGAGAGCTCGGGCAGTCCATCGCGATGGGCGAGGGGGCGTTGGGGCTGGCGGCGGCGAAGCGCGAGGGCGTGCTGGTCAACGACTACGCCTCGTGGTCGGGGCGCATGCGCCGCATGCTCACGCCGGAGCGCCGCGACCTGCTCGGGGCGACGATCGCCTATCCGCTGATGATCCGCGGGGAAGTCATCGGCGCGCTGTCGGTCGCCTACCTCGGGAAGGAGGAGCGCCGCTTCGTCCCCGACGACCTGGACCGGCTGGCGACGCTGGCGGCGCCCGCGGCGCTAGCCATCGAGCACAGCCGCCTCTACGACGAGCTGGCCTCGCGCGTCCGCCAGCTGCAGGAGACGCAGGCGCAGCTGGTGCAGGCGGGCAAGCTGTCCGCCGTCGGCCAGCTCGTCTCGGGCGTCGCCCACGAGCTCAACAATCCGCTGTCCGTCGTCATCGGCTACGGCCAGCTGCTGAAGGGCAAGCCGCTGCCCGCCGATGTCCGCGGCCCCCTCGAGATGATGGTGGCGCAGGGCGAGCGCATGGCGAAGATCGTCCAGGGCCTGCTGCTCTTCTCGCGCCAGCGCAAGCCCGAGCGCGCCCCCGTGGACCTGCCGGCCGTCATCGAGCAGACCATGACGCTGCGCGCGACGCGGCTGCGTCTCTCGGGTATCCGCTTCGAGCTCGACCACGCCCCCGGCGTGCCGCCCGCGGAAGGCGACGTGCACCAGCTCCAGCAGGTGTTCCTGAATCTCCTGCTCAACGCGGAGCACGCCATCATGACGGGCGGCGCGGGCGACACGATCCGCGTCCGGGCCCGCGAGCGGACGGAGAGCGGCCGGTCGTGGGTGGTGGTCGAGTTCGAGGACAACGGCTCCGGCATCGCGCCCGAGGTCATGCCGCGCATCTTCGAGCCCTTCTTCACGACGAAGAAGGTGGGCGAGGGGACGGGGCTCGGGCTCTCCGTGTCCTACGGCATCGTCCAGCAGCACGGCGGGCGGCTCACCGTCGAGAGTGTGCCCGGCCGCACCGTGTTCACCGTCGAGCTGCCGTCCGCCGCGCAGGCCGAGCCGGCGCGCCAGACGGTCTCGCCGCTCCAGGCCGGCGTGTACGGCTTCGGCCGGCGCGCCCTCGTCGTGGACGACGAGCCCGGCATGGTGGACCTCGTGATGGCGCTGTTGAAGGACACGGGCTGGCAGGTGGAGGTTGCCTCCACCGGGCGCTCGGCCCTCGAGCGCGTGCGCGCGGCCCGCTTCGACGTCGTGCTCACGGACATCCGGATGCCGGACGGCAGCGGCGAGGACTTCTACCGCGCGGTGGTTCGCGAGCAGCCCGCTTTGGCGAAGCGCTTCGTCTTCATGACGGGGGATACCGCCAACCCGTCGGCGTGGCAGTTCCTGGAGGCCGAGCAGGTGCCGGTGCTCGAGAAGCCGTTCACGGCCGACAGCCTCTTCCGGGTGCTGGAGCAGGTAACCACCTTGACTTCGCGCGGGGCTTTCGAGTAGAGAGGGAGGGCCATGACCAAAGCCGATCTGGTGTCCGCCATGGCCAAGGCCTCTGGCGGGAGCAAGGTGTCGGCCGAGCGGGCGCTGGACGCCTTCTTCGTGAGCGTCTTCGACGCGCTCAAGAGGGGCCGCCGCGTCACGATCGGCGGCTTCGGCACCTTCATGGTCAGCAAGCGCGCCGAGCGCAACGGCCGGAACCCGCGCACGGGCACGGCCATCAAGATCCCAGCCACGCGCGTGCCCCGCTTCAAGTCGAGCCGCTCGCTGAAGTCCGCCGTTCTCTAGCAGGCGGCTGAAAAAGGCCCATCTGCTTCGTTGACGCCCTCGGCCACACGCTCAACGTACGGGGAGTACGCCTCGCGTGCGGCCGTCGGGCGCCGCCTCGCATCTGGACCTTTTTGAGCCGCCTGCGGGGTGAGCGGCTCACGGCTCGTGGAGGCGCATGAGCCGGAAGGACTCCGCCGCTTCCAGCTCCCGCGGGGCGCCCTGCATGCGCGCCCACCCGGTGATCATCTCGGTCGGATCCCACGTGCCCATCTGGGTGCGGTGCTCCTTGAGGGCGGCGAGCTTGACCGAGAGAACCTCCGAGATGTCGATGAAGGTGTCGGGCGACTCCGAGCCGTGGATGAACACCGCCCGGACCTTGTGCGGCGCGAGCCCCTCGTCGAGAAGCTCCGGGAAGATGAGCCTCGTCTCGGCCGAGGGGAACACGGCGTCGAGGGCGGCGTCGGACGCGGCGCGATGGTCCGGATGATTCATGTACATGGCGCCGTAGTAGCGCACCGTCGGATCGCCGCACACCACCGCGTCCGGACGGTGGCGGCGGATGACCCGCGTCAGCTCCCGCCGCAGCGCGAGCGAGGGCTCGAGCGTGCCGTCCTCGTAGCCGAGGAAGACCACCTCGGAGACGCCGAGCACGCGGCAGGCCTGCCGCTGCTCCTCTTCGCGGATCGGCACGAGCGCCTCCCGCGTCATGTCCGGCGGCGTGTGCTCGTTGGAGCCGGCGCCGCCGCTGGTGATGCACACCGTGACGACATGGCTGCCTGCCCGCGCCCACTTCGCCAGCGTGCCGCCCACGGTGAACTCCTGGTCGTCCGGATGCGCGTGGATGGAGAGCACGCGGGCAGGGGCGGCCGGCTCGCGCGTATCCGGTTTCGCCGGCACGGCGCGCTCCGGGATGCCGGGGGTGGGGGCGGGGGCGTCTTTCTCTGGCTCGGCCGGCATCATGGTCTCCAGCGTCTACTATCTATCGGCTGTCAAGGGCCGACCGTGTCCCGGATCGCGGCGAACACCAGCGCGGGAGTCAGCGGAAGGACCGTGATGCCGACTCCCCGGTCGCGGAGCGCGTCACAGACGGCGTTGGCGATGGCGCCGCCCAGGCCCGGGTTGCCGCACTCGCCCAAGCCCCGGAGGCCGAGCGGGTTCGTCGTCGCCCTGACTTCCTGGTAGAAGCCGTCCACGGGCGGGACGTCCTGCGCATACGGCAGGGCGTAGTCCATGAGCGTGCCCGAGAGAAGCTGCCCGCCGGCGTCGTACTCGAGCGTTTCGTGCAGCGTGTTGCCGATGCCGAAGGCGACGCCGCCGACGAGCTGCGCGTCGACCAGGGCGGGGTTGACGGCGCGGCCGACGTCGGCGCCGATCACGACGCGCGCGAGGCGCACGGCGCCGGTCTCGATGTCCACGTCGGCGATCACCCCGACCGCGCAGCCCGCATACGTGATTTTCGGCACGTTGAACGAGGCGCCCACGGCAAGCCGTCGCTCGGCGGCCAGCTCGCCGAGCGTCATGCGTCGCCCGGGCGCCTCAAGCGTTCCGGCGGCGTACCCGACCTCGGCCTCCGGCACGCCCCACTTGACGGCCGCCCTCGACGTCGCCTCGTCGACGAGCTTCGCCGCGGCCATGGCGACGGCATTCCCCGCCGTCACCGTGCCGCGCGAGCCGTACGTGCCGACGCCGCTCTCGACGTTGGACGTATCGGCGTGGCGGACCTCGAAGCGGTCGGCTGTCACGCCGAGGGTCTCGCCCAGGATCTGCGCGAGCACCGTCTCGAGCCCGGGCCCCATGGACGAGGCGCCGGTGTCGACGGTGAACCGCCCGTCGGCCCGTGCCTCGAGATGGGCGGTCTCGAACGGCCCGAGGCCGGTCTTCTCCACGTATACGCAGAGCCCGATCCCCCGCCGCGGCCCCGGCCGCGCGTTGTGCGCCGCCAGCGTAGCGCGCGCCCGATCGTAGTCCAGGCGGCGCAGCAGCTCGTCGAAGAGCGCCGGGTAGTCGCCCGAGTCGTAGACGGTGTTCGCGCCGAACGACTTGGTGCCGCAATCGTAGGGCATCTCGTCGGCGCGGATCAGGTTGCGCCGCCGGATCTCCGCCGGATCGAGCCCGAGCCGGGCGGCCCCGAGGTCCATCAGGCGCTCGCGGGCGAAGTTGCACTCGGGGCGCCCGGGGGAGCGGAGCGTCCCCGCCGGCGTCTTGTTGGTGACGACCGACCAGAGATCGCACGCATAGCTGGGCACGCGATACGGACCCGGGAAGAGCGCGGCGCCGAATTCCGCGGGCACCAGGGCCGCCGTTCTCACGTACGCGCCGATGTCGGCAAAGATCAGGGCCCGCAGGCCGAGGATGCGCCCGGCTCCGTCGAAGCCCATCTCGACCTGGTACTCGACCTGGCGCGCGTGGTTCGTCGCCATCAGGCTCTCGCGGCGCTCCTCGATCCACCGAACGGGGCGGCCGAGCTTCATGGCCGCGAGCGGCACCAGGATGTCCTCCGGGTAGAGCTCGCCGCGCACGCCGAATCCGCCGCCCACGTCCACCTCGGTCAGGCGAAGGGCCCCGAGCGGGATCCCGAAGATCGGGGCCAGGATGCTCCGGTTGATGTGGATGCACTTGGTCGATCCGATGAGGTGGAGCTCGCCGCCGGCGGGATCCGGCGGCACGGCGACGAGCCCCCGCGTCTCGAGGGCCGCCGCGGTCTGCCGGGGATAGACGAACCGCTCGCGGATGACCACGGCCGCCGCGGCGAGCGCCGCGTCGACGTCGCCGACCCGCATCGCGATCACCGCGACATTGTTGGACTCGGTGCGGGGGAAGAGGAGCGGCGCGCCGGGCGCGAGCGCCCCCGCCACGGTTGCGCAGACGGGCAGGGGATCGTAGACGACGTCGATCAGCTCGAGCGCGTCCTCCGCGACGTAGCGATCATCGGCTACGACGAGGGCCACCGGCTCGCCCACGTACCGGACGACGCCGCGGGCGATCGCGGGCTGGAGATAGCGCTCGGTTCCGGGCGGCGCTCCCACGCGGTTCGGGATGACGGCGGCTTCGGGCACGTCGGCGACCGTGAGCACGGCGCGGACACCGGGCAGCTCGAGCGCCCGCTTGGCGTCGATCCCGACCAGCCGGGCGTGGGCGTGGCGCGAGCGAAGCACCGCCGCGTGGAGCATGCCGGGCGCGCGAACGTCTGCCACGAAGTGTCCAGCTCCCGCGGCGAGCCGATCGCCGCCGATGCGGTAGTGGGAAGCGCCGATCATCGTGCCCTCCTGTGAGATGTGCGCCCGCTTGAGAGGTCGGCGGTGGACCGTCCGGAACCTATAGCATGGCCGCCCATGGAAGAAAAGGGGACCCGCCGAGCTTCGCGTTTGACGCGGCCGCCGCGATCTGGCAGGATCGCCGCGGCGCCATGAAAGGGAGGCTCGGACATGAAAGGTAAACGGACGCTCGCCCTGTCTTGTCTGCTCTTGCTGTGCGTGCTCCCCGCGGGTGGCTCCGTCGCCCCGGCGTCGGCCCAAGCCAAGCCGGAGGGAGAGATGCGCTGGGCGCTGTATGTGACGCTGGCGCCGGCCTGGTTCGACCCGGGCGAGTCTGTCGTGGGCGTGATCACGCCCTTCTGGGTCCTGTACGCGCTCCACGACGCGCTCGTCAAGCCCATGCCCGGCAACCAGTTGACGCCGAGCCTGGCCGAGTCGTGGACGGTGAGCGCGGACCAGCGCGTCTACGAGTTCAAGCTGCGCGAGGGCCTCCGGTTCCACAACGGTGATCCCTTCACTGCCGAGGACGTGAAGTTCAGCTTCCATCGGACCAGGGGCGCAGGCGCCAAGACCCTCCAGGAGAGAGTCCGGGACGTCACGATCGTGGATCCCTACCGGATCCGCTTTCAGCTGCACGAGCCCTTTCCGGATTTCATGGCCTACTACGGCACGCTGGCGACCGGGGCGGGCTGGGTCGTGCCCAAGAAGTACTTCGAGCAGGTCGGCGCCGACGGCTTCAAGAAGCACCCGATCGGCCTCGGGCCCTACAAGTTCGTGAGCAACACGCCCGGCGTCGAGCTTGTCATGGAAGCGTACGAAGGCTACTGGCGGAAAGTCCCCTCGGTGAAGCGGCTGGTCTACAAGAGCGTCCCGGAGGCCACCACCCGGATGGCCATGCTGAAGAGGGGCGAGGTGGATCTCGCGTATCTCCTGGATGGCCCGCAGGCGCAGGATGTGAAGCGCGATTCCGTTCTCAAGCTCGCCTTCTCCGGAGGCATCGGGACTTTCTACGTGGATTTCCTCGACCAGTGGGATCCCAAGTCACCCTGGCACGACCGGCGGGTGCGGCTGGCCGCCATGCATGCCATCGACAGCCGCGCGCTGAACGAGGCGGAGAATCTCGGAGCCTCGCGGCTCACCGGCAGCATCGTGCCGAGAAAGTTCGACTTCGCGCTTCCCCTCGAACCCTACGCGTACGATCCCGCCAAGGCGAAACAGCTCCTGGCCGAGGCGGGCTACCCGAACGGCTTCGACGCCGGCGATCTGTACCCGTGGCCTCCTTATTTCTCGATGTCAGAGGCGATCGGGGGAATGCTCGGGACTGTCGGGATCAAGACGAAGCTGCGGACGATGGAGCGCGCGGCCTTCTACTCGGCGCTGGCCTCGAAGAAGCTTCACGGGCTGTGCGTCTGCATCAACGCGGTGTACGGCAACGCCGCCTCGCGTATGGCAGAGCTCGTGCCGAGCGACGGCGCCTTCGCCTACGGCGGCTATCCCGACATCGACGCGCTCTACAAGCAGCAGGCCCGCGAGACCGACCGGAAGAAGCGCGAGGCGATCCTGCACCAGATCCAGCGGCTCCTCCACGAGCGCGTCCGCTTCGGGCCCATCTACGAGTACATCTGGCCGAGCGGTGTCGGCCCGCGTGTCGCGGAGCCCGCGCTCATGCTGATCGATCCCTACCCCTGGTCGGCGCCCCTCGAGGACGTGCGCCTCAAGAAGAACTGAGCCCGGGTATCCGATATCACGGGTCAACGCAGCGAGGGATCATGGC
This genomic window from Candidatus Rokuibacteriota bacterium contains:
- a CDS encoding UbiA-like polyprenyltransferase; this encodes MPSTFRNFLDAIKFEHTVFALPFAYVAMVLAADGWPAWRVVVWVTLAMTGARTLAMSVNRLADRLVDAANPRTARRHLPTGLLAPWHMLLAAVASGALLALSGWMLNPLCLKLAPWAALFLIGYSYTKRFTWTSHWILGFTDGIAAAGGWIAVSGVFAPPTFVLWFALTVWIAGFDLIYACQDVDFDRRAGLHSFPARFGIAPALHAAKVCHVLTVVAFGALGWTMGLGWLYWAGVVVVAGLFVYEHSLVSPTNLSRLDVAFFNVNGYIALILFAAVLGGRLF
- a CDS encoding menaquinone biosynthesis decarboxylase; this translates as MAFDDLREFVAHLDKTGHLKRVRARVSRDLEIAEIADRVSKGPAERNQALLFESVEGFDTPVLINAFGSPDRMAAALGVEHLNELSARVAKLFDMKMPGTLVDKLKKLGDLFDVAKAGPKRVRSAACQEVVETERPSLATLPVLRCWPGDAGRFITLPMVFTKDPVSGARNVGMYRLQVFDDRTLGMHWQIHKGSAEHQRLAEERSKPMDVAIALGGDPASIYSASAPLPPGIDEMVFAGWLRGSGIPMVQAKTVDLEVPAEAEIILEGTVDPAERRIEGPFGDHTGYYSLARDYPVFHLKAVTRRKQPIYPTTIVGRPPQEDYWLGKATERIFLPIIRLMLPEVVDMNMPAEGVFHNLVIVSIKKRYPGQARKVMYALWGLGLMMLAKNILVVSDHVDVQNLSEVAWRATGNVDAKRDIVIVDGPMDDLDHAALRHRFGGKMGIDATEKTADDGIGQPWPEEIVMSEEMRSLVTKRWQEYGL
- a CDS encoding permease, translated to MPRGLSLDLSAFVLIALAVVATGVAYWKDPGLPLLGAKSGLSMVWFILPRLIPALILAGMLQVIIPEETVARYFGRQSGIGAILMASAAGVLTPGGPMVSVPLLVVLANSGMALGPLVAYMTSWSLFGVQRIIAWEAPLMGWRFVLVRTIPSLAFPVIAGWLVKLYYHE
- a CDS encoding GAF domain-containing protein is translated as MRLTIRTKLAVLVLAVLLPLLAAAAFKFWSDLSEGRRLAHQNQLDVARLVAAQLDEVLSGETESLLALASFRTLDRIQDSDLEALAVRVRVQHPFMHRFVAAGVDGRVLAASGPRVPEATFIARDVLDAVLRRGEPEVTAPQRSSTDQRQVVLLMVPVQDRRGRIVGVVGAGIDLETLSRYLTALPLSRGQSVAIVAPGGAVLARSASPDKFFDRHLGGVPEAGPLLRRTSGTAEWTSPSGAPHLAGAAGMDRAAWLVMAAVPSRVAYSPAAGRFKRDLLGLGAATMVALLVAWLIGNRMHGSVRALIRGTRDLESAQGPPITVSTGDELAELAEHFNRALQARRQAQMELDARQRRLRALADVNAALSQQLDLEPLLKQITLALAQLTGARNVVFWEVDAARGCLVRRAWSSDPSISADDLPSALPFDKGGTGWVASHRQALFIEDVTRDPRIQSQQWAAAHGLFSFVGVPVVSGDDLLGVLTLNLPREDLPAEDDREILTSFASQAAVAVRNARLFAEATRRRREAEELADGARMLTESLDISEVADRVVKSVLPIFGVDSAGLRLLRPDGTLEAIAWTGPAAAHFKPGHVIEPGIGLAVRVIAEGRAVSTSDIFADPALALTDDLRLRLEQSGTRALLAVPLRAKGELIGVLLIASGVVREFSDADAALLQAFADQAALAMENARLYGEATRRQHEAEEIARVAQTLTGSLDVSDIAQRIVGSVLPVLRGRSSGFRLVQPDGSLMVIAQGQAGGVHAPYGHVVPAGYGVTGRAVADGLPVVTADVLHDSRILLTEEMRSRAETSGLGAFLTVPLRVEGRVIGALSIADRTGRRFTDVETALLQTFADQAALALDHARLYEQTRQRLRHVESIREVVEQILVPFTLEERLNLIARNAAEMFDADLALVGLRAEGEDRLVIRAGHRLVAGELGQSIAMGEGALGLAAAKREGVLVNDYASWSGRMRRMLTPERRDLLGATIAYPLMIRGEVIGALSVAYLGKEERRFVPDDLDRLATLAAPAALAIEHSRLYDELASRVRQLQETQAQLVQAGKLSAVGQLVSGVAHELNNPLSVVIGYGQLLKGKPLPADVRGPLEMMVAQGERMAKIVQGLLLFSRQRKPERAPVDLPAVIEQTMTLRATRLRLSGIRFELDHAPGVPPAEGDVHQLQQVFLNLLLNAEHAIMTGGAGDTIRVRARERTESGRSWVVVEFEDNGSGIAPEVMPRIFEPFFTTKKVGEGTGLGLSVSYGIVQQHGGRLTVESVPGRTVFTVELPSAAQAEPARQTVSPLQAGVYGFGRRALVVDDEPGMVDLVMALLKDTGWQVEVASTGRSALERVRAARFDVVLTDIRMPDGSGEDFYRAVVREQPALAKRFVFMTGDTANPSAWQFLEAEQVPVLEKPFTADSLFRVLEQVTTLTSRGAFE
- a CDS encoding HU family DNA-binding protein: MTKADLVSAMAKASGGSKVSAERALDAFFVSVFDALKRGRRVTIGGFGTFMVSKRAERNGRNPRTGTAIKIPATRVPRFKSSRSLKSAVL
- a CDS encoding PIG-L deacetylase family protein, producing MMPAEPEKDAPAPTPGIPERAVPAKPDTREPAAPARVLSIHAHPDDQEFTVGGTLAKWARAGSHVVTVCITSGGAGSNEHTPPDMTREALVPIREEEQRQACRVLGVSEVVFLGYEDGTLEPSLALRRELTRVIRRHRPDAVVCGDPTVRYYGAMYMNHPDHRAASDAALDAVFPSAETRLIFPELLDEGLAPHKVRAVFIHGSESPDTFIDISEVLSVKLAALKEHRTQMGTWDPTEMITGWARMQGAPRELEAAESFRLMRLHEP
- a CDS encoding xanthine dehydrogenase family protein molybdopterin-binding subunit is translated as MIGASHYRIGGDRLAAGAGHFVADVRAPGMLHAAVLRSRHAHARLVGIDAKRALELPGVRAVLTVADVPEAAVIPNRVGAPPGTERYLQPAIARGVVRYVGEPVALVVADDRYVAEDALELIDVVYDPLPVCATVAGALAPGAPLLFPRTESNNVAVIAMRVGDVDAALAAAAVVIRERFVYPRQTAAALETRGLVAVPPDPAGGELHLIGSTKCIHINRSILAPIFGIPLGALRLTEVDVGGGFGVRGELYPEDILVPLAAMKLGRPVRWIEERRESLMATNHARQVEYQVEMGFDGAGRILGLRALIFADIGAYVRTAALVPAEFGAALFPGPYRVPSYACDLWSVVTNKTPAGTLRSPGRPECNFARERLMDLGAARLGLDPAEIRRRNLIRADEMPYDCGTKSFGANTVYDSGDYPALFDELLRRLDYDRARATLAAHNARPGPRRGIGLCVYVEKTGLGPFETAHLEARADGRFTVDTGASSMGPGLETVLAQILGETLGVTADRFEVRHADTSNVESGVGTYGSRGTVTAGNAVAMAAAKLVDEATSRAAVKWGVPEAEVGYAAGTLEAPGRRMTLGELAAERRLAVGASFNVPKITYAGCAVGVIADVDIETGAVRLARVVIGADVGRAVNPALVDAQLVGGVAFGIGNTLHETLEYDAGGQLLSGTLMDYALPYAQDVPPVDGFYQEVRATTNPLGLRGLGECGNPGLGGAIANAVCDALRDRGVGITVLPLTPALVFAAIRDTVGP